The sequence taaaaaaggaaacaaaccaAAATAAGCTAACTATCAACATAAAATTTGAATCTAATGCTAGCATATCCAAGTTGATCCATACTAATCAAAGCAAGCAAATAACGAGGAGCAGAAAAACAATCGAAAGTAGTCAACGCCTGGGTTGAAGCCCCCTTCTCGCCAAAAAATCATCAGACCGGTTTTCCTCGCGGTGGATGTGAGTGAAACGAACCCGCCTATGTTGAATAACTTGTCGGATCTCGGCAACAGTATGACGGATACTAGCATGACCGTGATGCCCAACAGATATGAGCAAAACGATTGTTGCAGTATCAAGTCAACCTAGATATGAGTTGAGAAAGATGTAGCCAGCCTAAGATCCCCTTTAACAGAGCAGTTAACTCAACCTCAAAACTGGAAGTAACAGCACATGGGATGCAGAAAGCAATTAGAAGGGCGCCAGTGTGATCACGAACCACTCCTCCACCAGCACCACGCTGCGTCTATGAGTCGCAAGAACTATCAGTGTTCAGCTTCACCCACGAGGACTCCAGAGGGAACCAGCGCGCCATGGTGGCATAAAGTTAATCGGGGTAGCACATCCTCGCCAATTAGTATTGGTGATGTTGGGTCACGGAGGGTCACTGAACAGGTGTaagggggaatacacctgtaggctattttttaaaattcttttGTAAATAACTGAAAGAGTATCGATTGATATTGACAAGGTTGACTGATGTGAGCAGTTAAAGAAAACTTCAGTTAAAAgaaggttgtagactgatactgaagtaacttcagtatttgatttcagttaggcgcaaggctttaactgatatccacgtaaggctttAGTCTAGATTTTGTAAACAGATGAGTGTTATgtatcttactgattatccgaagatttatcagttagactaataacactagcagcggaaaatttaaacttaagaaatagcctttgtgattaacacgttgtcaaATAGAGTTTcattttgcaattaatcaatTTTAGTTAAGAAAATGTTTGTGCACAGATAGGAGCAGTAAAACTAAAAGCGATAAAAGACAAAggatttttatgtggttcggaacaagttcctacgtccacggtcagttaaaCATATTGACAATCAATCTGGGtttgtgcttgcgggtgcacaacaaactttCAACTAAAACAAACACTACTAAAAAAAACGCTCATACGTAACGGTAAatttccgttatgtatgtacCAAAATTACCGTtgtatatagtggtgttatgtatgagggcgctcatacataacggtaatataccgttatctatactatgtatacataacggtactaAGAGGATACATAACAGATGAAATACCGTTGTGTATAATTGTAATACGTAACGGTAAAATctgttataaaatatattttttccgttatgtattgtaattatacataacgattttttatatttttcataacaGTTAATTACCGTTTTCTTATGATAgcatacataacagttttttaccgttataaaacttattttttatattataaaatgtatttcttATACACTTTGTTGTCGTTTATACATAAcgtttttttgtattttacataacggtaatttccgttatgtattttCAAATGCAGAATTCAAGcattttttttcctgtttttgtaattttctaaatacaaattatacaatatacaatatcctCAAACACAACATATGCTACAACcaaaacatatactccctccgtcccaccattttagtcccctcccacttttcacacatattaagaaaatgcatttaatttttttatttttatcttttatacccttatttattattttcacacatccttttcacatttaagtgaagcattaaataaggttaatttagtaaaaacaatatttttatatagtattaattagaaaagtggactatctttttaggaCATCTCAAAATAGAATAAAGGACtgaaatggtgggacggagggagtattatataaatatttaataatccaAATAACTCCATCCATCCATAATCAAACTGTTAAATATTAACCAACCACGTAATGTATCTAAGTAGCTAGAATAGTCAATTTACAattttcaacaaaaaataaGTACTCTGAAGCGGCTTTCAGTCAACAACATTCCATTCATCCATCCAAACTTCCATCCTGCAAAAATGCGAAATGAAATCTGAAAATCAAACGCAATCAATTCTAAGTCTGATGCATTGTGAAGGTACTAAATCTTGATGATTTACCCAATTCATTGAATTGATCCCAAGCTTCCTATCCTGCACATCTCAAACATAACACAAGTCGAGAAAATAATAGAGCTGTGATTTTCATTACAAGTTAACAAATAATCTCATCATAACCTGTCCATAGTAATAGGTAAATCACCATCTGCCCAAACAACTAAATATCATCACTTAGTAAgacattaatattatatatggaCTTACATAAAAAGCCACAAACTGCCCAAACAAGAACATCTCATTTGAAGCAAAACCCGAACCTGCACAACAAGAATGGTTCCATTCATTAGTTGAATATTGAGATATATGCAAAATAATTTCTATCTTTGTAGCAGCAATTCAACTAACAACAATAGGGAATAATTCCAAGTGTAACAGAAACAATCAGTTAGTTACATGGACGACACCAGAGAGTCAAAGGAAGAATTTGGTGTTCAAGGCACTCGCAGTGAAAATTAAGCTTTGATTCCACACGGGCAACAAAACTGCAATGGTTACTTTCAAAACTCCAATATTCTTAATGTCTAAAAGGAACAAAAGTTCAACATTCTCTCTCCGGCAGGGAAGTAATAGGTTATGCAATTTGCATAGCTGAATAGGCTAATATAAATCTGAAACCACAATATATGCAAAATAGAGGCATAATAGCTTTGATTATCTAACTCACCATATAGAGACATTGAGTCTGTAGGAAGATTAAGATATAAACCAATCGACATCGAAGATATATCTCTAAAAACTTGCTGTACCGGATAGAGACATTGAGTCTGTAGGAAGAAgtaattttaaaaagaatttcACGATGGACCAATATCTCACCAAACATCTTTCCAGAAAGACTTCTGGTCAATTTGGGGACAACAAGGGTGACGTTCAATATCCatgcagcaacaacaacatcTGTGATCTGAACAGATTAAGCAAAAGCAAATAACATAAGCACCTTATTTGTCTCAAAATGCATGCATAATCTAGGTACCCTTTTTTGAATGAAACTCGCATGTAAATGCCCAAAAGATATTGGAAAAAACATGCATGACATTAAATAGAGCTAACATACTGTCCATTAGAATATAATCACCAACTTACAATCATTCATCAAATGAAACAAAAGCAAGCAAATAGAatgataatttatatacatgATCACCTCAGTAACGAGAGATAGCATAAAAGAATGAGGGCTTTGGTTAATAAGGAAGAAGGAAGGAGAAAATTCAGAGTGTCTAACAATTAATGATATGTTCAATTCCACAGTTTTAACTTCGGTTAAAGCTCatttaaaccaaacactcactAAGAAACCATATTACATAAGTGCTTACACCCCTTACATGGTGTATATTAACAATGTTGCCAGTCACAACTTCTGATAAGTTGAGAACAGATAGTGAGCCTCCTACGGGATTcttcatgaaaaataaaattttataaatatgaaATACAAGGAAACTAAGTGATAGAACTTATGAGAATGGCTTAGACACTAACCTGACTTTCGAAGTTCAAACTTTCACTAGAGTTATTATGTTTCATCACAATGAGCTTAATTCATCAACATTAGCAATAATAAGTACAACCAACTTGGGCGTAAATGAAGAAATCGAGCTACGCACAGGGATAGATAACCTTATAGAAAATAGTACTTACATGAAGGGTCATTTTGGATGGTGCACATAAGATTGATTTGCCAAAGGTTGCGGTAATTCTGGTGCTGCCGCATCTTGTCCATCTTCGCCTAAGAACCCATTTCTGGTGTACCAGCGAGAAATCTCTCTAAATTGTGCTTCGATTATAATTTCTTAGGGGGAGGAGaaacgaagatgaagaagtaCAAATCCTAAAACAAATACTACCAAAAGCGATGATAACTATGAACACGAACATTCAATCTTATTTTCAGATTTTTCGCCCTAATTCATTAACATTACATCACTCCAATTTCACTCCCAAACTCAAATTTATACTAACATAGAACCCTATCACAAGGAAGAAACAAGTTTAGCTAAGCCAATCTAGATCTACCTGGCGGCGGCGACTGCCGACGCTGCTAAAGCCGCGGCGTCTGCCCacgccagagagagagagagataaagcaAGGAAAAGAGATAGAGAATGAAACACAGAGAGAGATAGATGCGAGAAGAAGTGAGAGAGAACTAGATAGAGGGAAAAAGGTGGAACAGCGGTGGCGGCAACCGTCGGCGCTGCATACGCAGCGGCGATCGCCGCGAACGAGAGCAGAGCGCAGATGGAGATCGGGAGAGGAAGAGCAGAGGGCAGGGGAGAGAGAATCGagtaagagagagaaggaaTACCGGCAGCAATAGAGCGGCGTTGTGAGGGACGGTCTGGCAACGACAGCGGCAACGGCGGCGACGGCGAGACTCACTGGAGAAACATAAATTGAAAGAGAAACTGAAACCCTAGATAAATTTCAGATTTTGAAATTAAGggaggatttaatttatttagaaattaaaattaataaatagataaataaaaataaataaatgatacaCATATGTAACGCTTTTCGTAACGCTAAAATAACCGTTATAAAACagacgctcatagataacgtaTAATTTAACGGTTCAGTAATACCGTTATATAtagaactaatagataacgcaaataCGTAACGCTTAATTTAACACTGttataaatacattaagacaacACCACATATATAACAGAGTTTtgtaaaaccgttatgtatcattaaaagtgcgctcatacataacggtttttgaccaaaaccgttatgtatgaaccgTTATCCCTATTATCATTTTTAGTAGTGAAAGTTTCAGTGCCAATACACTGGATTTGACTTTTCGTCTCCTTGTTAACTCGTAGATGCAAAGACTACACTTTTTTTGCGTGCGGGGGCTAAGAACTCTCGAGTTCAGACCACTGTCTCGaactctctcaaactctctcttttcgctcagttgaaaaggggttcgaaataccaactagattacagagaacaggctctctgtaatggggaacttaggctttggatattacAAAGGATATGCCTAAGAAtttaagagaatgtatgaaatcagggaactgattttggctttgattattctcttctttgattcaaactttgaaggcAGTGAAATGTTGAGTTGCAATTTTAGAAGAGGTTCAGCTTGTGAGCTTAAATCAGTGAAGATTATAGTgttccttgagctctatttataggtgatgtattgaatagattcgttggcaAGATGATCTTCAAGGATTCgtccgttgtgagagtaattttGAATTCGGTTaagacttcaatcttcgaggttcctaatTTGGTGAAGAATGACGTCTCAAGGTACAGAagtaaggcgcctctgaaaagttaACACCAAAAAAGAATGATGCAGagaaggacgatcttcaaaatctctgcatttaatgcggttgtacttgagagtacgtggcttccttttagcTTAGAATCTTCAGTCCGAGGAAAattgtcaactgatacttgacttgagtatTAGTCCGCTAATTTCACGTGGCCAGCATTAAtaaatcagtcataactgattcttcagtgagATCCTCGTCCAGTCAATAATTCAGTATCTGACTTGGTCTTTTGACATGCTATCTTCAGTCGAGAGGTCTCCAGTCTTCAGGACAGCAGTCTAACTAgaaaacatgaactctaacacttgagttcgaaaagttctagtctattaaaaGAATATCTAAGAGTTttagtatcatcaaaactagggctaagatatttcattaaattcccaacatttccccctttttgatgatgctaaAACCATACAATCAGTTCTAAGACAAGAAACGACTAAAAACATAAAGGCAAGATACTAAACAGGGTAAATACTATTCCGCCTTAACAATATAACCTAAAATCTTGCTAACTGAAAGAAAAACTGAACAGTTAAAGAACAAGAAGAAAGTATAACTGAGAGACATAAACAAGTAATCAGAGTCTGGACAAAAATATATTGTCTTCAAGTTAAGATCAAGATGAATGATATTCTCATTTCATAAGAACTAATGAGATATTAGTTTTTGGTACAAAACATTACAAAGCTAAAGTAGTAAAGGATTACTATTGAGAGAAACAGGCTAAGACTTCAGTTGATACAAACCAAAAACGGTCATCTTGATGTCGTCGTACTCATTTGGATGGCCTCTTTTAGTAACTCCCCAGATTCTGCACAAAGCTTCAACCTCCCTCTTGATAGTTTCTCGGTTGATGTGATTCTTGTGCTTAGGAGGACTTACGAAAGCTCTCAGGGGATAGAGGATAGTAGACAtctttgctttatcttttgcatCAAGCAGACTCTTTACCATCCCCTTTTCAGTCCAATTGGAGAAAAAATATCTCCATGCTCTCTGGAAATTTAGGTTTTGATCTAGTTGAGCAAAAATAATCCACTTAGTGTAGATTTCCTTTATCCTTTCCCACCAGACATTCATATCTTCAGGCACCCATTTATCAACGCCATCAACCTTATCAAGATGGGATACCAGAAGACCTTCTTCGACGTATTTCTTCATCAGTTGCCTTTCTTTCAACTTGATAGTGGGAGAAAGAGGTGCAGGCTCTGCAAGGTGCAATGCCTTTTTGGCTCG comes from Salvia miltiorrhiza cultivar Shanhuang (shh) chromosome 3, IMPLAD_Smil_shh, whole genome shotgun sequence and encodes:
- the LOC131016656 gene encoding uncharacterized protein LOC131016656 isoform X2; this translates as MTLHLIVMKHNNSSESLNFESQNPVGGSLSVLNLSEVVTGNIVNIHHITDVVVAAWILNVTLVVPKLTRSLSGKMFGSGFASNEMFLFGQFVAFYLYYFLDLCYV
- the LOC131016656 gene encoding uncharacterized protein LOC131016656 isoform X1; protein product: MTLHLIVMKHNNSSESLNFESQNPVGGSLSVLNLSEVVTGNIVNIHHITDVVVAAWILNVTLVVPKLTRSLSGKMFGSGFASNEMFLFGQFVAFYDRKLGINSMNWDGSLDG